A genomic stretch from Neomonachus schauinslandi chromosome 14, ASM220157v2, whole genome shotgun sequence includes:
- the HCAR1 gene encoding hydroxycarboxylic acid receptor 1 translates to MDNGSCCLIEGDPISQVMPPLLILAFVLGALGNGVALCGFCFHMKTWKPSTIYLFNLAVADFLLMICLPFRTDYYWRHRQWAFEDIPCRVALFMLAMNRAGSIIFLTVVAVDRYFKVVHPHHMVNTISNRTAAGIVCALWTMVILGTLYLLMENHLCVHEKTISCESFIMESANGWHDIMFQLEFFLPLGIILFCSFKIVWSLKQRRQLARQTRMKKATRFIMVVAVVFVTCYLPSVSARLYFLWTVPSSACDPSVHVALHVTLSFTYMNSMLDPLVYYFSSPSFPRFYTKLKICSLRPKSPGRPKTQRPEEMAIPNLCHKSCVSMANGFQSQPDMQ, encoded by the coding sequence ATGGACAACGGGTCGTGCTGCCTCATCGAGGGGGACCCCATCTCCCAGGTGATGCCGCCGCTGCTGATCCTGGCCTTTGTGCTTGGCGCGCTGGGCAATGGTGTCGCCCTGTGTGGTTTCTGCTTTCACATGAAGACCTGGAAGCCGAGCACTATTTACCTTTTTAACCTAGCTGTGGCCGACTTCCTTCTCATGATCTGCCTGCCCTTCCGGACAGACTACTACTGGAGACATAGGCAATGGGCCTTCGAGGACATTCCCTGTCGGGTGGCCCTCTTCATGCTGGCCATGAACAGGGCGGGGAGCATCATCTTCCTCACAGTGGTGGCCGTGGACAGGTACTTCAAAGTGGTCCACCCCCACCACATGGTGAACACCATCTCCAACCGGACTGCGGCTGGCATCGTCTGTGCCCTTTGGACCATGGTCATCCTGGGGACTCTCTATCTTTTGATGGAGAACCATCTTTGTGTGCATGAGAAGACCATATCTTGCGAGAGTTTCATCATGGAGTCGGCCAACGGCTGGCACGACATCATGTTCCAGCTCGAGTTCTTCCTGCCCCTCGGCATCATCCTGTTTTGCTCCTTCAAGATCGTTTGGAGCCTGAAGCAGAGGCGGCAGCTGGCCAGGCAGACTCGGATGAAGAAGGCTACCCGGTTCATCATGGTGGTGGCCGTTGTGTTCGTCACGTGCTACCTGCCCAGCGTGTCGGCCAGACTCTATTTCCTCTGGACGGTGCCCTCGAGCGCCTGTGACCCCTCGGTCCATGTAGCCCTCCATGTCACCCTCAGCTTCACTTACATGAACAGCATGCTGGACCCCCTGGTGTATTATTTTTCGAGTCCCTCGTTCCCCAGATTCTACACCAAGCTCAAAATCTGCAGTTTGAGACCTAAGAGTCCAGGACGCCCCAAGACCCAGAGGCCGGAAGAGATGGCAATTCCAAACCTCTGTCACAAGAGTTGTGTCAGCATGGCAAATGGCTTCCAGAGCCAGCCCGACATGCAGTAG